From the genome of Psychrobacillus glaciei:
TTCCTCTGTTACACATATGATTATGCCTAATTTTGTTTGGATTGCTTTTTGAACATGGTTCAGCTCGCTAGCAAGTACGGGTTTTAACAAATTCCAAGCAATTACAGTACCGTGATTAAAAGCAACTTCTATCGAAATGTTATCTTTTGCAAAATCCAATCTCCATGTATCTCCGGTATAGTCGGGATTTTGGAAGATTGGACTTTCACTTCTCCAACCTCTGGCAATAAATCCTACTTTTAATAATTCATTAATTGTAGTTGAGATACTTTTTCCACGGCGGTATCCTTTGGCTTCAAATGAATTAATAATCTGTTCTTCAGTAATGCTATGTATAACCTCTTGCACTTCTAACCAAATATCTGCGAATTCACGATCAGTGTTTAAAATTGCTGCAGCATATCGGTGTGAATACATTCTATATTCCATGTTACGAACTCCATTTCTAAAACTATTTAGTGATTTACAATGTATAAACGTATGGATTTCCGTCCATTAAATGCTTTAAATCATAATACCGATTACCTGTATTATTTATTTCTGGTCTTGGTTCATTATTTAAAATTGTGTGCTCTTCTAAGATGTAAAATTTATAAGTCAGAGTTTGCTCAAATCCAAAACCTTTCCAGCGATTTAAAATATAATTGCTTAAATTCTTTTTTAAAACAGATGAAATTGGTAATGTATTAATGGAATCTTGCCATTCTTCCATATCCAACTCAAATTTTTGATGAATTTTATATACGTTGGTCATTATCCCGCCTTTATTTCTTCTAAAAGTTATAAAATCGGTTTCCTTGTAATTGTAGCCTTTCTTTACCGGATGAGCATGTATATGAAAAGATTCGATTAAATGTATTGTATCGCCAGCAGGGATTGATAAAACTATGTTTTGAGATTGAATCTGAGTATCTAAGTTTGCACCCCAAATAAACTTTGTTGGTACTTGTTCAACATCCACCCTTGGAGAAATCTCTTGAAGTGCATCCAATTCAATTTTTATTAAATCTTCGGTAATGAGCCAATCGCCATTCTTTTGAATATCATCCAGTAGTTTGTGAGTGTACTCTACAATTGGTTCACTGTCGTGAACTTGATCTAATACAATTAATAATTCGTGATTAAATAATAATCCATTGCGAGTAAAGTTGGCCGATCCAACAATACATTTACTATCGTTAAAAATATAAGCTTTCGTATGTAAATTATTTAAGGCATATACCTGAATATCATTTTTCACAAGTAGTTGAATTGCTTCTAGACTACTGGCTCCGTTTAAA
Proteins encoded in this window:
- a CDS encoding phospholipase D family protein, with the protein product MKVLSSDLKQQLFNEFPQMLSSLIIVSPYISLWTIEQLLEKIQKYNEPVKITVITTFERNNFLNGASSLEAIQLLVKNDIQVYALNNLHTKAYIFNDSKCIVGSANFTRNGLLFNHELLIVLDQVHDSEPIVEYTHKLLDDIQKNGDWLITEDLIKIELDALQEISPRVDVEQVPTKFIWGANLDTQIQSQNIVLSIPAGDTIHLIESFHIHAHPVKKGYNYKETDFITFRRNKGGIMTNVYKIHQKFELDMEEWQDSINTLPISSVLKKNLSNYILNRWKGFGFEQTLTYKFYILEEHTILNNEPRPEINNTGNRYYDLKHLMDGNPYVYTL
- a CDS encoding BglII/BstYI family type II restriction endonuclease, which produces MEYRMYSHRYAAAILNTDREFADIWLEVQEVIHSITEEQIINSFEAKGYRRGKSISTTINELLKVGFIARGWRSESPIFQNPDYTGDTWRLDFAKDNISIEVAFNHGTVIAWNLLKPVLASELNHVQKAIQTKLGIIICVTEEMKVAGGFDGAIGTYEKFIEYLPPLNNQLSVPLLIIGLEAPQSFSITHVPNPQKANSKMGIVERILI